Proteins from a single region of Apium graveolens cultivar Ventura chromosome 7, ASM990537v1, whole genome shotgun sequence:
- the LOC141671920 gene encoding cytochrome P450 CYP82D47-like: protein MDLTLSAVVFSLFASLLTLCYILRSWTPYANKNIESPQKLPEAEGAWPIIGHFHLFCGKKLPHVLLGSMAEKYGPIFAIKLGTQKALVVSDWKVAKDCYSSNDKVFLNRPKSIGVEVMAYNYAMSGLGPYGPYWQKMRKITRQLLSVNQIEMSEHLRISEIKESMEDIYDFWLKNKSCQNQMVKIDMNQWFGCLTMNIVLRTIVGQRYNFNNEKGVQFSKLIRFFSEQVGSFVLRDYVSVLRRLDWGGYEKAMRKAAKETDCILRGWLQEHKQRRKLKDEHHDIMDMLLSRIDGATSQDFEGFEPDAVVKATSLAYISGAADSTRVTLTWALSLLISNPDVLKKARDELSHHVGRNRQVEESDIKNLVYLQAIFKESMRLYPASLLLPPRESLEDCVVSGYNVPKHTRLIVNVSKIHRDPQVWPNPDEFRPERFLTSHQNVDVKGNQYELLPFGSGRRRCPGMFLGLRLVQLALASLIHGFEFEKADDEPDDMSATAGLTNSITQCNILLKPIISVK, encoded by the exons ATGGACTTGACTCTCTCAGCTGTAGTTTTTTCTCTTTTTGCTTCTTTGCTCACTCTCTGCTACATCTTGCGCTCATGGACTCCATATGCTAATAAAAACATCGAAAGCCCCCAGAAGCTCCCGGAAGCTGAGGGTGCATGGCCTATAATTGGTCACTTCCATCTTTTTTGCGGCAAAAAGTTGCCTCATGTTTTGTTGGGGTCTATGGCAGAAAAATATGGACCGATCTTCGCTATTAAACTCGGTACGCAGAAGGCATTGGTGGTAAGTGACTGGAAGGTAGCTAAAGACTGTTATTCTTCCAACGATAAAGTTTTCTTGAACCGCCCCAAAAGCATTGGAGTGGAAGTAATGGCCTATAACTATGCCATGTCTGGTCTTGGTCCATATGGACCTTATTGGCAAAAGATGCGCAAGATCACGCGACAGCTTCTAAGTGTGAACCAAATTGAGATGTCTGAACATCTTCGAATATCTGAAATAAAGGAATCCATGGAAGACATCTACGACTTTTGGTTGAAAAATAAAAGTTGTCAAAACCAAATGGTAAAAATTGATATGAATCAATGGTTTGGATGCTTGACAATGAACATCGTGCTGAGAACGATTGTGGGGCAACGATATAACT tcaata ACGAAAAGGGTGTTCAGTTTTCGAAGCTCATAAGATTCTTTTCTGAACAGGTAGGCAGCTTTGTCTTGAGAGATTATGTTTCTGTTTTAAGAAGGTTGGACTGGGGAGGCTATGAGAAGGCCATGAGGAAGGCTGCAAAGGAAACAGATTGTATACTCAGGGGATGGTTACAAGAGCACAAACAGAGAAGAAAGTTGAAAGATGAACACCACGATATAATGGACATGTTGCTCTCCAGAATTGATGGTGCTACATCCCAAGATTTTGAAGGCTTTGAGCCAGACGCTGTTGTTAAGGCCACTTCTTTG GCATATATATCAGGAGCGGCTGACTCAACAAGAGTGACTTTAACCTGGGCCCTGTCGCTGCTGATTAGTAACCCTGATGTGCTTAAGAAGGCTAGAGATGAACTGAGCCACCATGTTGGGAGGAATAGACAAGTGGAAGAATCCGACATAAAGAACTTGGTCTACTTGCAGGCCATTTTTAAAGAATCAATGCGTTTATATCCAGCTTCACTATTACTACCACCTCGTGAATCCTTAGAAGACTGTGTTGTAAGCGGTTACAATGTCCCTAAGCATACACGATTAATTGTTAATGTGTCAAAGATCCACCGCGATCCTCAAGTATGGCCTAATCCTGATGAGTTTCGACCAGAGAGGTTCTTGACTAGCCATCAAAATGTTGATGTTAAAGGCAATCAGTACGAGTTGCTGCCATTCGGAAGTGGGAGAAGAAGGTGTCCTGGAATGTTTCTAGGGCTAAGACTTGTGCAGCTGGCTTTAGCAAGCTTGATTCACGGATTCGAGTTTGAGAAAGCAGATGATGAACCAGATGATATGAGTGCAACAGCTGGACTCACTAATTCTATAACGCAATGTAATATTCTCCTCAAACCTATCATATCTGTAAAATAA
- the LOC141671917 gene encoding coiled-coil domain-containing protein SCD2-like isoform X1 — MSSPMHRHARSASAVGGSGSAKKLPNSKAAAQRLMHVMANQSSGADDSNEEEDFVLETAPTIGIGGKGRAARPRSPMAMPVRTPPTIDPQTRSSGTRASSLPANNADPQSPKARSLVGNRAQQPFHFAERPSSLAGIRASQRPVNDAEEQPPASHVSLGSRAPQTFNADQHQPSSVGSRTPKSLNYFEKQASPVVSSSVQSFHAEQQSSSAHINSSHSHPVEQPQSNRSPFSLRTPQSPKSADQGQAPLAHSGSGIRTPHSISSLDQPSTAGRPSLGVKAVHMVPQSVPLKLRPSLSGIPGESPRKEKRLSIDLGSMKIREPSNQDSASALQDEVDILQDANENLLEKLRRAETRFRESEMKTKALEKQVSCLGEGVSMEKRLLSRKEADLLEREAALKAVEQTFGGKGEEIVLLRMEAESAREEVTTALEQLQNATKELASLQTMTKRMILSPEEMEEVVMKRCWLAQHWSLCVDHGIHSDIASARYEYWSSFTRRPSEVVVAAGERAKNENSSDVLVKKHLQRKGNIEDMLLVERGLRELILLKVESALAVAMAHKRRQRSSKSGATDELKLPIDGQTFTETFELSKEESGIVRFKQAWLTYFWRRAINHGLEPEIAEERLQFWMSQSTQPATSHEAVNAERGLLELRKLEIEAQLWKETRKIVD; from the exons ATGTCGTCACCGATGCATCGCCATGCACGTTCTGCCTCAGCTGTTGGAGGGTCAGGAAGTGCCAAGAAACTGCCAAATTCAAAAGCCGCGGCACAGCGATTAATGCATGTGATGGCTAATCAGTCGTCTGGCGCTGATGACAGTAATGAGGAGGAGGATTTTGTGTTGGAAACTGCCCCTACCATTGGGATTGGTGGTAAAGGAAGAGCAGCCAGACCTCGCTCACCGATGGCTATG CCAGTTCGAACTCCTCCTACCATAGATCCACAAACAAGATCATCAGGCACCCGGGCCTCCTCTCTACCTGCAAACAATGCTGACCCGCAATCTCCAAAGGCACGTTCATTGGTAGGAAACAGAGCACAACAGCCCTTTCACTTTGCTGAAAGGCCATCATCTTTAGCAGGCATTCGGGCATCTCAACGGCCCgtaaatgatgctgaagaacaGCCTCCAGCTTCTCATGTTTCATTAGGCAGTCGTGCACCACAAACATTCAATGCTGACCAACACCAGCCTTCATCAGTAGGCAGTCGAACACCTAAATCTCTTAACTATTTCGAGAAACAAGCGTCTCCCGTGGTAAGCAGCAGTGTACAATCTTTCCATGCTGAACAACAGTCTTCATCTGCACATATAAACTCATCTCATTCCCATCCTGTAGAACAGCCTCAATCAAACCGCTCTCCATTCTCTTTGCGTACTCCTCAATCCCCCAAATCAGCGGATCAAGGTCAAGCTCCTTTAGCTCATTCAGGATCAGGTATACGTACACCTCATTCCATTAGCTCTCTCGATCAACCCTCTACAGCTGGTCGTCCCAGTTTAGGAGTCAAGGCAGTTCATATGGTACCCCAAAGTGTACCTTTGAAACTAAGGCCAAGCCTTTCAGGAATTCCTGGAGAGAGTCCACGGAAAGAGAAAAG GTTGTCTATAGATTTAGGTAGTATGAAAATTCGGGAACCTAGCAACCAGGATTCAGCTTCTGCTTTACAAGACGAG GTTGACATACTACAAGATGCCAACGAAAATTTACTTGAAAAG CTTCGAAGAGCAGAAACAAGGTTTAGGGAATCAGAAATGAAGACTAAGGCGCTGGAAAAACAG GTTTCATGTCTTGGTGAAGGTGTATCTATGGAAAAACGTCTTTTGAGCAG GAAGGAGGCAGACCTGCTAGAACGGGAG GCGGCTCTAAAAGCTGTAGAACAGACATTTGGTGGAAAAGGTGAAGAGATTGTATTACTCAGGATGGAAGCCGAG TCTGCCAGGGAGGAAGTAACAACTGCTCTGGAGCAGCTTCAAAATGCTACAAAAGAACTTGCTTCACTTCAAACCATGACTAAAAGAATGATACTTAGTCCAGAAGAGATG GAAGAGGTTGTTATGAAGAGGTGTTGGCTAGCTCAGCACTGGAGCTTATGTGTTGATCATG GTATTCATTCGGACATAGCTTCCGCGAGATATGAATACTGGTCATCATTTACTCGTCGTCCTTCAGAAGTTGTAGTAGCTGCTGGAGAGAGAGCTAAAAATGAAAATTCTTCAG ACGTTCTAGTTAAAAAACATCTGCAAAGAAAGGGAAACATTGAGGACATGCTACTAGTGGAGAGAGGACTTCGCGAACTTATTTTACTCAAG GTAGAAAGTGCCTTGGCTGTTGCAATGGCTCACAAGAGACGACAAAGATCGTCAAAATCTGGTGCAACAG ATGAACTGAAGCTACCAATTGATGGCCAGACCTTTACAGAAACATTTG AATTGAGCAAGGAAGAGTCTGGCATTGTGCGTTTTAAGCAG GCCTGGCTTACATATTTTTGGAGAAGAGCCATAAATCATGGATTAGAGCCGGAGATTGCTGAAGAGCGTTTGCAGTTCTGGATGTCCCAAAGCACCCAACCAGCAACTTCACATGAAGCAGTTAATG CCGAGCGTGGTCTTCTGGAGCTCAGAAAACTGGAAATTGAAGCACAGTTGTGGAAAGAAACGCGGAAAATTGTTGATTAG
- the LOC141671918 gene encoding superoxide dismutase [Cu-Zn]-like isoform X2 produces MVKAVAVLSSNEGVTGTLHFKQQEHGPTHVTGNISGLKPGLHGFHVHALGDTTNGCNSTGPHFNPKGTEHGAPDDEIRHAGDLGNLTVGHDGNVDVKITDKQIPLSGPNSILGRAIVVHADEDDLGRGGHELSKSTGNAGERIACEE; encoded by the exons ATGGTGAAGGCTGTAGCAGTTCTTAGCAGCAATGAGGGAGTGACAGGAACACTCCACTTTAAGCAACAAGAACATG GTCCTACTCATGTTACTGGAAATATTAGTGGGCTTAAGCCCGGCCTCCATGGTTTCCATGTTCATGCTCTTGGGGACACAACAAATGGTTGTAATTCCACAG GGCCGCATTTTAATCCAAAAGGTACAGAACACGGTGCGCCTGATGATGAAATTCGTCATGCTGGTGATTTGGGAAACCTGACTGTTGGCCATGACG GCAATGTGGATGTCAAAATTACCGACAAACAG ATTCCTCTTAGTGGACCAAATTCGATACTTGGAAGAGCAATTGTGGTTCATGCAGATGAGGATGACCTTGGCAGAG GTGGACATGAGCTAAGCAAAAGCACGGGTAATGCTGGTGAAAGAATTGCCTGTG AAGAATAA
- the LOC141671917 gene encoding coiled-coil domain-containing protein SCD2-like isoform X2, translating into MSSPMHRHARSASAVGGSGSAKKLPNSKAAAQRLMHVMANQSSGADDSNEEEDFVLETAPTIGIGGKGRAARPRSPMAMPVRTPPTIDPQTRSSGTRASSLPANNADPQSPKARSLVGNRAQQPFHFAERPSSLAGIRASQRPVNDAEEQPPASHVSLGSRAPQTFNADQHQPSSVGSRTPKSLNYFEKQASPVPQSNRSPFSLRTPQSPKSADQGQAPLAHSGSGIRTPHSISSLDQPSTAGRPSLGVKAVHMVPQSVPLKLRPSLSGIPGESPRKEKRLSIDLGSMKIREPSNQDSASALQDEVDILQDANENLLEKLRRAETRFRESEMKTKALEKQVSCLGEGVSMEKRLLSRKEADLLEREAALKAVEQTFGGKGEEIVLLRMEAESAREEVTTALEQLQNATKELASLQTMTKRMILSPEEMEEVVMKRCWLAQHWSLCVDHGIHSDIASARYEYWSSFTRRPSEVVVAAGERAKNENSSDVLVKKHLQRKGNIEDMLLVERGLRELILLKVESALAVAMAHKRRQRSSKSGATDELKLPIDGQTFTETFELSKEESGIVRFKQAWLTYFWRRAINHGLEPEIAEERLQFWMSQSTQPATSHEAVNAERGLLELRKLEIEAQLWKETRKIVD; encoded by the exons ATGTCGTCACCGATGCATCGCCATGCACGTTCTGCCTCAGCTGTTGGAGGGTCAGGAAGTGCCAAGAAACTGCCAAATTCAAAAGCCGCGGCACAGCGATTAATGCATGTGATGGCTAATCAGTCGTCTGGCGCTGATGACAGTAATGAGGAGGAGGATTTTGTGTTGGAAACTGCCCCTACCATTGGGATTGGTGGTAAAGGAAGAGCAGCCAGACCTCGCTCACCGATGGCTATG CCAGTTCGAACTCCTCCTACCATAGATCCACAAACAAGATCATCAGGCACCCGGGCCTCCTCTCTACCTGCAAACAATGCTGACCCGCAATCTCCAAAGGCACGTTCATTGGTAGGAAACAGAGCACAACAGCCCTTTCACTTTGCTGAAAGGCCATCATCTTTAGCAGGCATTCGGGCATCTCAACGGCCCgtaaatgatgctgaagaacaGCCTCCAGCTTCTCATGTTTCATTAGGCAGTCGTGCACCACAAACATTCAATGCTGACCAACACCAGCCTTCATCAGTAGGCAGTCGAACACCTAAATCTCTTAACTATTTCGAGAAACAAGCGTCTCCCGTG CCTCAATCAAACCGCTCTCCATTCTCTTTGCGTACTCCTCAATCCCCCAAATCAGCGGATCAAGGTCAAGCTCCTTTAGCTCATTCAGGATCAGGTATACGTACACCTCATTCCATTAGCTCTCTCGATCAACCCTCTACAGCTGGTCGTCCCAGTTTAGGAGTCAAGGCAGTTCATATGGTACCCCAAAGTGTACCTTTGAAACTAAGGCCAAGCCTTTCAGGAATTCCTGGAGAGAGTCCACGGAAAGAGAAAAG GTTGTCTATAGATTTAGGTAGTATGAAAATTCGGGAACCTAGCAACCAGGATTCAGCTTCTGCTTTACAAGACGAG GTTGACATACTACAAGATGCCAACGAAAATTTACTTGAAAAG CTTCGAAGAGCAGAAACAAGGTTTAGGGAATCAGAAATGAAGACTAAGGCGCTGGAAAAACAG GTTTCATGTCTTGGTGAAGGTGTATCTATGGAAAAACGTCTTTTGAGCAG GAAGGAGGCAGACCTGCTAGAACGGGAG GCGGCTCTAAAAGCTGTAGAACAGACATTTGGTGGAAAAGGTGAAGAGATTGTATTACTCAGGATGGAAGCCGAG TCTGCCAGGGAGGAAGTAACAACTGCTCTGGAGCAGCTTCAAAATGCTACAAAAGAACTTGCTTCACTTCAAACCATGACTAAAAGAATGATACTTAGTCCAGAAGAGATG GAAGAGGTTGTTATGAAGAGGTGTTGGCTAGCTCAGCACTGGAGCTTATGTGTTGATCATG GTATTCATTCGGACATAGCTTCCGCGAGATATGAATACTGGTCATCATTTACTCGTCGTCCTTCAGAAGTTGTAGTAGCTGCTGGAGAGAGAGCTAAAAATGAAAATTCTTCAG ACGTTCTAGTTAAAAAACATCTGCAAAGAAAGGGAAACATTGAGGACATGCTACTAGTGGAGAGAGGACTTCGCGAACTTATTTTACTCAAG GTAGAAAGTGCCTTGGCTGTTGCAATGGCTCACAAGAGACGACAAAGATCGTCAAAATCTGGTGCAACAG ATGAACTGAAGCTACCAATTGATGGCCAGACCTTTACAGAAACATTTG AATTGAGCAAGGAAGAGTCTGGCATTGTGCGTTTTAAGCAG GCCTGGCTTACATATTTTTGGAGAAGAGCCATAAATCATGGATTAGAGCCGGAGATTGCTGAAGAGCGTTTGCAGTTCTGGATGTCCCAAAGCACCCAACCAGCAACTTCACATGAAGCAGTTAATG CCGAGCGTGGTCTTCTGGAGCTCAGAAAACTGGAAATTGAAGCACAGTTGTGGAAAGAAACGCGGAAAATTGTTGATTAG
- the LOC141671918 gene encoding superoxide dismutase [Cu-Zn]-like isoform X1, translating into MVKAVAVLSSNEGVTGTLHFKQQEHGPTHVTGNISGLKPGLHGFHVHALGDTTNGCNSTGPHFNPKGTEHGAPDDEIRHAGDLGNLTVGHDGNVDVKITDKQIPLSGPNSILGRAIVVHADEDDLGRGGHELSKSTGNAGERIACGIVGLVEE; encoded by the exons ATGGTGAAGGCTGTAGCAGTTCTTAGCAGCAATGAGGGAGTGACAGGAACACTCCACTTTAAGCAACAAGAACATG GTCCTACTCATGTTACTGGAAATATTAGTGGGCTTAAGCCCGGCCTCCATGGTTTCCATGTTCATGCTCTTGGGGACACAACAAATGGTTGTAATTCCACAG GGCCGCATTTTAATCCAAAAGGTACAGAACACGGTGCGCCTGATGATGAAATTCGTCATGCTGGTGATTTGGGAAACCTGACTGTTGGCCATGACG GCAATGTGGATGTCAAAATTACCGACAAACAG ATTCCTCTTAGTGGACCAAATTCGATACTTGGAAGAGCAATTGTGGTTCATGCAGATGAGGATGACCTTGGCAGAG GTGGACATGAGCTAAGCAAAAGCACGGGTAATGCTGGTGAAAGAATTGCCTGTG GTATCGTCGGACTGGTAGAAGAATAA